The Castor canadensis chromosome X, mCasCan1.hap1v2, whole genome shotgun sequence genome includes a region encoding these proteins:
- the LOC109679920 gene encoding cancer/testis antigen 55-like, whose protein sequence is MMRLLNRVLAFFRRRRQPGYYAQQQSLLQGSTYLHTIRGVVTSLCPDHGWIDDCIFFHNVAVTGNVPLRVGQQVIAVVEEEETAHRLEAIKVEPFSHPFDCNGLSGLRTRLLISCVTAVTSDAVYISNDTYFSMDIVSEGFVPYKGDWIQVEYSTQPGTSNIIAHSLKPTNCSHIDEVYISNMHGSQGVIDDAIFFTLDSLKLPPGYVPQLHDLVDVVIVESAQSCYTWRAVSMTPVQMSQ, encoded by the exons ATGATGCGACTTCTGAACCGGGTTTTAGCCTTCTTCCGGAGGAGGAGGCAGCCGGGCTATTACGCACAGCAGCAGAGTCTGCTGCAAG GCAGCACCTACTTGCACACTATACGGGGAGTTGTGACATCTCTGTGTCCTGATCATGGCTGGATTGATGACTGCATCTTCTTCCATAATGTTGCCGTGACTGGCAACGTCCCACTGAGAGTTGGACAGCAAGTTATTGCGGTtgtggaagaagaagaaacagctCACAGATTGGAAGCAATCAAA GTGGAGCCTTTCTCCCATCCCTTTGATTGCAATGGGCTATCAGGCCTCAGAACTCGACTTTTGATTAGTTGTGTCACTGCTGTGACAAGCGATGCTGTCTACATTAGTAATGACACTTACTTCTCCATGGACATTGTTTCTGAAG GGTTTGTGCCTTACAAGGGTGACTGGATCCAAGTTGAATACTCCACCCAGCCTGGCACCTCAAACATCATCGCACACTCGTTGAAGCCCACTAACTGTAGTCATATTGATGAG GTCTACATCAGTAACATGCACGGAAGTCAAGGGGTGATAGACGACGCTATCTTTTTCACTTTGGATTCTCTGAAACTTCCTCCTGGATACGTTCCTCAATTACATGACCTTGTCGATGTGGTCATAGTGGAGAGCGCTCAGTCCTGCTATACCTGGAGAGCGGTTTCCATGACCCCAGTGCAAATGTCGCAGTAG
- the LOC141419415 gene encoding zinc finger protein 449-like yields the protein MDSPADYSLLAPFLCKGDPVLHRDDADSEASRQRFRQFQYIAEAGPREVFRKLSELCSQWLKPRMRSVEQILELLVLEQFLTILPTHLEARVSTYCPENKERLFSLIEDLQREHERPEYQIDIDDTLFEELPPVQTELMPPHRHSRSPALQLRGSAQEALGAEAWIPQSGQQELNYHAAGKCKPFLDPGPEMLEPDWSFLLEHGGEELLGSKREYEQLEPICKEPPDELVDSCMKPGSHLGESSDWEESLNLRVLMPKVPREKSYHCGQCEKCFPYRHQLAVHLKTHSGELGYKCSVCGKRFLLRSELYRHQLIHKGEKPYECAECKKQFTHGAHLAMHQKRHSEKMYQCVQCRRKFLYKSSLMEHMKTHTREQSYGCYCCEKSFSSWTALILHQKTHTEEKPFACDHCEKRYRQRSSLMVHVRIHTGEKPYKCSHCSKSFRKKSGLIAHQAAHFREEFPEHVEVPGFCTE from the exons ATGGATAGCCCCGCGGACTACTCCCTCCTGGCCCCCTTCCTGTGCAAAGGGGATCCCGTTCTGCACCGGGACGACGCAGACAGTGAAGCCTCCCGCCAGCGCTTCAGGCAGTTCCAGTACATAGCAGAAGCTGGGCCTCGGGAAGTTTTCAGAAAACTCTCGGAGCTCTGCAGTCAGTGGCTGAAGCCAAGGATGCGTTCTGTGGAACAAATCCTGGAGCTGCTCGTGTTGGAGCAATTCCTGACTATTCTGCCCACCCACCTAGAGGCCAGGGTGAGCACTTACTgcccagagaacaaagaaagactcTTTTCCCTCATAGAAGACTTACAGAGAGAACATGAGAGACCAGAGTACCAG ATTGACATAGATGACACGCTCTTTGAAGAACTGCCACCAGTGCAAACAGAACTCATGCCACCACACAGGCACTCGCGGTCACCTGCACTCCAGCTAAGGGGATCTGCCCAAGAGGCCTTGGGGGCAGAGGCGTGGATCCCACAGTCAGGGCAGCAAGAGCTGAACTACCATGCTGCTGGCAAATGCAAGCCCTTTCTGGATCCTG GACCTGAAATGCTGGAGCCTGACTGGAGCTTCCTGCTGGAGCATGGAGGAGAGGAACTGTTGGGCTCCAAGAGAG AATACGAACAGCTGGAGCCTATCTGCAAAGAGCCCCCTGACGAGCTAGTGGACAGTTGCATGAAGCCCGGGTCCCACCTAGGAGAGAGCTCCGACTGGGAGGAGTCTCTCAACCTGAGAGTCCTCATGCCAAAGGTTCCCAGAGAGAAATCTTACCACTGTGGTCAGTGTGAAAAGTGTTTTCCTTATAGGCACCAACTTGCTGTTCACCTGAAAACTCATTCAGGAGAGCTAGGTTACAAGTGCTCCGTGTGTGGGAAAAGGTTCCTTCTCAGGTCAGAACTTTATCGCCACCAGCTCATTCACAAGggggagaagccctatgaatgtgCTGAGTGCAAGAAGCAATTCACTCACGGGGCACACCTTGCCATGCACCAGAAAAGACATTCTGAAAAAATGTACCAATGCGTGCAGTGTAGGAGGAAGTTTCTGTATAAGTCGAGTCTGATGGAGCACATGAAAACTCACACAAGGGAACAATCTTACGGGTGCTACTGTTGTGAGAAAAGCTTTAGCAGTTGGACAGCTCTCATTCTACACCAGAAAACACACACTGAAGAGAAACCATTTGCATGTGATCACTGTGAGAAAAGATATAGGCAGAGATCCAGCCTGATGGTTCACGTGAGAATCCACACAGGGGAGAAGCCATACAAGTGTAGCCACTGTTCTAAAAGCTTCAGAAAGAAATCGGGCCTTATTGCACACCAAGCTGCACACTTTAGAGAAGAATTCCCTGAGCACGTCGAGGTACCTGGGTTCTGCACAGAGTGA
- the LOC109679884 gene encoding cancer/testis antigen 55-like — protein sequence MMRLLNRVLAFFRRRRQPAYYAQQQSLLQGSTYLHTIRGVVTSLCPDHGWIDDCIFFHNVAVTGNVPLRVGQQVIAVVEEEETAHRLEAIKVEPFSHPFDCNGLSGLRTRLLISCVTAVTSDAVYISNDTYFSMDIVSEGFVPYKGDWIQVEYSTQPGTSNIIAHSLKPTNCSHIDEVYISNMHGSQGVIDDAIFFTLDSLKLPPGYVPQLHDLVDVVIVESAQSCYTWRAVSMTPVQMSQ from the exons ATGATGCGACTTCTGAACCGGGTCTTAGCCTTCTTCCGGAGGAGGAGGCAGCCGGCCTATTACGCACAGCAGCAGAGTCTGCTGCAAG GCAGCACCTACTTGCACACTATACGGGGAGTTGTGACATCTCTGTGTCCTGATCATGGCTGGATTGATGACTGCATCTTCTTCCATAATGTTGCCGTGACTGGCAACGTCCCACTGAGAGTTGGACAGCAAGTTATTGCGGTtgtggaagaagaagaaacagctCACAGATTGGAAGCAATCAAA GTGGAGCCTTTCTCCCATCCCTTTGATTGCAATGGGCTATCAGGCCTCAGAACTCGACTTTTGATTAGTTGTGTCACTGCTGTGACAAGCGATGCTGTCTACATTAGTAATGACACTTACTTCTCCATGGACATTGTTTCTGAAG GGTTTGTGCCTTACAAGGGTGACTGGATCCAAGTTGAATACTCCACCCAGCCTGGCACCTCAAACATCATCGCACACTCGTTGAAGCCCACTAACTGTAGTCATATTGATGAG GTCTACATCAGTAACATGCACGGAAGTCAAGGGGTGATAGACGACGCTATCTTTTTCACTTTGGATTCTCTGAAACTTCCTCCTGGATACGTTCCTCAATTACATGACCTTGTCGATGTGGTCATAGTGGAGAGCGCTCAGTCCTGCTATACCTGGAGAGCGGTTTCCATGACCCCAGTGCAAATGTCGCAGTAG